A genome region from Camelina sativa cultivar DH55 chromosome 10, Cs, whole genome shotgun sequence includes the following:
- the LOC104717199 gene encoding uncharacterized protein LOC104717199: protein MALRRVYSEIKGKKVTELPGYFKSTFSMETVKTSVRRGLDNYNDKYIQTSSVEPLLHVCFGGMAFSYLVALPNERRHLEHQQHAKEHGGH, encoded by the coding sequence ATGGCGTTGAGAAGGGTTTACAGTGAAATCAAAGGGAAGAAGGTGACAGAGCTACCAGGCTATTTCAAATCGACGTTTTCGATGGAGACCGTGAAGACCTCTGTGAGGAGAGGACTCGATAACTACAATGACAAATACATTCAGACCAGCTCCGTCGAGCCTCTCCTTCACGTCTGCTTCGGAGGTATGGCTTTCTCTTACCTCGTCGCTCTCCCTAATGAGCGTCGCCATCTCGAGCACCAGCAGCATGCTAAGGAGCACGGTGGTCATTGA
- the LOC104717200 gene encoding folate synthesis bifunctional protein, mitochondrial, which yields MARLLSQTLFHTGRSLLRRFSEPPPAVIVAVAPSRVCFHLYYSSKSYSLVSPFGSPLLTPPALCNSAFSTSATTVEVQSTEHEVVIALGSNIGNRMSNFREALRLMKRGGICVTRHSCLYETAPVHVTDQPRFLNAAVRGVTKLGPHELLSVLKTIERDMGRVDGIRYGPRPLDLDILFYGKMRICSDKLIIPHERLWERSFVLAPLVDLLGSAVDNDTVAHWHSLTSHPGGIFRAWERLGGESQIGKDGIQRVLPIGDKLWDFSNKTHVMGILNITPDSFSDGGHFQSIDSAVSRVRSMISEGADIVDIGAQSTRPNASRISSQEELDRLLPVLEAVRGMPEMEEKLISVDTFNSEVASEAISNGADILNDVSAGSLDPNMHKVVAESGVPYMAMHMRGDPCTMQNKENLQYNDVCKDVASELYLRVRDAELSGIPAWRVMIDPGLGFSKSVDHNLDIILDLPKIREEMAKRSIAVSHAPILIGPSRKRFLGDICARPEATDRDAATVATVTAGLLGGANIIRVHNVRHNADAAKVCDAMLRRRRSKG from the exons ATGGCTCGTTTGCTGTCACAAACCTTGTTCCACACCGGAAGATCCCTTCTCCGTCGCTTCTCAGAACCGCCTCCGGCGGTGATCGTGGCTGTGGCTCCGAGTCGCGTCTGCTTCCACCTATACTACTCGTCGAAATCTTACTCCCTCGTGTCTCCGTTTGGCTCACCTTTACTCACTCCTCCAG CGTTATGTAACTCAGCTTTCTCAACTTCGGCAACAACTGTGGAAGTTCAATCTACGGAGCATGAAGTTGTGATTGCTTTGGGAAGTAACATTGGAAACCGGATGAGTAACTTCAGAGAGGCTTTGAGATTGATGAAGCGTGGTGGCATTTGTGTAACGAGGCACAGTTGTTTGTACGAGACGGCTCCCGTTCATGTGACTGACCAACCCAGGTTTCTCAATGCTGCAGTGAGAGGTGTCACCAAGCTTGGACCTCATGAGCTGTTGAGTGTTCTCAAAACAATTGAGAGAGACATGGGACGTGTGGATGGTATACGGTATGGACCAAGACCACTTGACTTGGACATATTGTTCTACGGGAAGATGAGAATCTGTTCTGATAAACTGATCATACCCCATGAGAGACTCTGGGAAAGGTCATTTGTGTTGGCACCTTTGGTTGATTTGCTTGGATCAGCTGTTGATAATGATACTGTTGCGCATTGGCATTCACTCACTTCACATCCCGGTGGAATTTTCCGAGCGTGGGAGAGACTAGGTGGCGAGTCACAGATTGGAAAAGATGGTATACAAAGGGTTTTACCAATTGGAGATAAACTTTGGGATTTTTCTAACAAAACTCATGTGATGGGTATACTTAATATTACCCCTGACAGCTTTAGTGATGGAGGCCACTTTCAATCCATAGATTCTGCAGTTTCTCGTGTTCGCTCTATGATCTCCGAGGGTGCAGATATAGTTGATATTGGAGCACAGTCTACAAGACCAAACGCCTCGAGGATATCTAGTCAAGAAGAGTTAGATAGACTACTACCAGTTTTAGAGGCTGTCCGTGGTATGCCAGAGATGGAGGAAAAGCTCATATCGGTGGATACTTTCAACTCCGAGGTTGCTTCAGAAGCAATAAGCAACGGAGCTGACATTCTAAATGATGTATCTGCAGGAAGCTTAGACCCGAATATGCATAAGGTTGTTGCAGAATCTGGGGTTCCTTATATGGCCATGCACATGAGAGGAGATCCATGTACTATGCAGAACAAAGAGAATTTGCAGTACAATGATGTCTGCAAGGATGTTGCTTCTGAACTCTACTTGAGAGTAAGAGATGCAGAACTCTCTGGGATTCCTGCTTGGAGGGTTATGATTGATCCAGGGCTTGGCTTCTCCAAGAGTGTAGATCATAATCTAGATATTATTTTGGATCTGCCAAAAATCCGAGAAGAGATGGCTAAGAGAAGTATAGCAGTGTCTCATGCGCCTATACTCATAGGACCTTCAAGGAAGAGATTTTTGGGAGATATTTGTGCGCGTCCTGAGGCCACTGACAGAGATGCTGCTACTGTTGCAACTGTTACTGCAGGCCTTTTAGGAGGTGCCAATATCATTAGAGTTCATAATGTTAGACATAACGCAGACGCAGCAAAAGTATGCGACGCAatgttgagaagaagaaggtcaaaAGGATGA
- the LOC104720063 gene encoding uncharacterized protein LOC104720063, which produces METTKHLVLIIMIITIITTTYSTSLPTLTPEQNQIATKIIDAMISSGSFEDWSGAFLNTNDEINGPVLTSTLFLPKTSVEGINATSPLVASYHIVPQWLDFSVISLMNPFSRIPTLLFGHSIVVTNNSASGFTLDGVLISEPDLFVSPSIVIHRMASPFNFSRYGGGDGVS; this is translated from the coding sequence ATGGAAACCACCAAACACCTCGTTCTCATCATTatgatcatcaccatcatcaccactaCATACTCCACTTCACTTCCCACTCTCACGCCGGAGCAAAACCAAATCGCAACAAAAATTATAGACGCAATGATCTCAAGCGGCTCTTTCGAAGATTGGAGCGGAGCGTTCCTCAACACCAACGACGAGATAAACGGTCCAGTCCTCACTTCCACTCTCTTCCTCCCTAAAACATCCGTCGAAGGTATCAACGCCACGTCACCACTCGTAGCTTCTTACCACATCGTTCCACAATGGCTTGACTTCTCCGTCATAAGTCTCATGAATCCTTTCTCTCGCATCCCTACGCTTCTCTTTGGACACTCTATCGTAGTTACCAACAATTCAGCTTCCGGTTTTACACTCGATGGCGTTCTCATCTCCGAGCCAGATCTTTTCGTCTCTCCTTCCATAGTTATCCATCGAATGGCTTCTCCGTTTAACTTCTCTCGTTATGGTGGTGGCGACGGCGTTTCATAG
- the LOC104717201 gene encoding uncharacterized protein LOC104717201, whose product MAEEPEKVSSSPALHQPSADKKPEEDAAGIKTQDPASSSGFRAYPNGDSPPMYPVFYPGLVPGLNPGQYEEQMNRGAGVYAVPVHQFGGHVVGLPSNYLIPLTYNVPTTRPSNEGETGGENQAQAGQGQQQQQPAHQRHVVERRFQIAFQLDLFLILKLAAVIFLFNQDGSRQRLAVLVIFATIIYLYQTGALAPFVRWLSQGMHRAAVPPPRPHRPAARADNDPAAAVPLNEDAVPEGQENQADNGNRANENENVDAGNQGNQWWGIVKEIQMIVFGFITSLLPGFHNID is encoded by the exons ATGGCGGAAGAACCCGAAAAGGTGTCTTCTTCACCAGCGTTACATCAACCTTCTGCTGAcaagaaacctgaagaagatgCTGCTGGGATCAAAACTCAG GATCCAGCGTCTTCTTCTGGGTTTCGTGCTTACCCCAATGGTGATTCTCCTCCAATGTACCCGGTTTTTTATCCGGGTCTTGTTCCCGGATTGAATCCTGGTCAGTATGAGGAACAAATGAACCGTGGAGCTGGGGTCTATGCGGTTCCTGTGCATCAATTTGGAGGACATGTCGTTGGTCTTCCTTCAAATTATCTTATCCCTCTCACTTACAATGTTCCCAC tACTAGACCAAGTAATGAGGGTGAGACTGGGGGTGAGAATCAAGCGCAAGCCGGGCAGGGCCAGCAACAGCAGCAACCTGCACATCAGAGGCACGTTGTCGAAAGGAGGTTTCAGATTGCGTTTCAGCTTGACTTGTTTCTCATTCTCAAGCTTGCTGCTGTCATCTTTTTGTTCAACCAAGATGGATCAAGACAAAGGCTTGCTGTTCTTGTGATTTTCGCTACCATAATTTACTT ATACCAAACTGGAGCTCTTGCACCATTTGTGCGATGGCTTTCACAAGGCATGCATAGAGCAGCAGTACCACCACCTCGACCTCATAGACCTGCTGCAAGAGCTGATAATGATCCCGCAGCTGCAGTGCCACTAAATGAAGATGCAGTTCCAG AGGGACAAGAGAATCAAGCTGATAACGGGAACCGagcaaatgaaaatgaaaacgtCGATGCAGGGAACCAAGGGAATCAATGGTGGGGAATAGTGAAAGAGATTCAAATGATAGTTTTTGGCTTCATAACTTCACTACTCCCTGGTTTTCACAACATAGATTag
- the LOC104717203 gene encoding TBC1 domain family member 5 homolog A-like → MVPSEIETLGDESDHRFANLRGVRWRLNLGVLPFHSSSSIDDLRKATAESRRRYAALRRRLLIDPHLSKHVRNSPDLSIDNPLSQNPDSTWSRFFRNAELEKTLDQDLSRLYPEHWTYFQAPGCQGMLRRILLLWCLKHPEYGYRQGMHELLAPLLYVLHVDVDRLSEVRKSYEDHFTDRFDGLSFEERDVTYNFDFKKFLEDFTDDEIGGIQGSSKKIKSLDELDPEIQSIVRLSDAYGAEGELGIVLSEKFMEHDAYCMFDALMNGAHGCVAMAGFFAYSPATGSHTGLPPVLEACTAFYHLLSFVDSSLHSHLVELGVEPQYFGLRWLRVLFGREFLLQDLLIVWDEIFSADNTTRTDEDNNTNQSYKIFDSPRGALISGMAVSMILCLRSSLLATENAASCLQRLLNFPEKIDVRKIIEKAKSLQTLALDDDVRSSALSINDGFDQSISPAVPARTNSFPSGSTSPKSPLIIAPQSYWEEKWRVLHQAAEEEKQSPSVQKKKPWFRVKRLFRTESEPTHNAKSSNGKGEVKVSSVARNLLEDFNRQLVSEPEEANPIDVVNNEDSSIRETDEINTDFETAGEESIAVEENSSDVSSDPNSPLRDSNYIENDSYSSNESDLFPNETVKDQEIRVVDSPLSISSQPSMEFPVTQSKDQETDVVDSPLPVSSEPSIEFPVTQSHEEEDSADKSVAIMKERSKVLPGKFQWFWKFGRNLTAEETRSNSGESSKSNLVGSSESHSLPQASSSSSKGDTDQKVMNTLKNLGNSMLEHIQVIESVFQQERGQVQAGLIENLSKTNLVEKGQITAMTALKELRKISNLLLEM, encoded by the exons ATGGTTCCATCAGAGATTGAAACTCTGGGAGATGAATCTGATCATCGTTTCGCCAATCTAAGAGGCGTGCGTTGGCGCCTCAATCTCGGTGTTCTTCcctttcattcttcttcttccatagaTGACCTTCGCAAAGCTACCGCCGAATCTCGCAgacg ATATGCTGCTTTAAGGAGACGGCTCTTGATTGATCCACATTTGTCTAAACATGTTAGGAATTCTCCTGATCTCTCTATCGACAACCCCTTATCTCAAAACCCag ACAGTACATGGAGTCGGTTCTTTCGTAACGCGGAGCTAGAGAAAACTTTGGATCAAGATTTATCTAGGTTATATCCAGAGCACTGGACCTACTTTCAAGCTCCTGGATGTCAAGGAATGCTAAGACGTATTCTACTCTTGTGGTGCCTTAAACATCCCGAGTACGGTTATCGACAAG GAATGCATGAGCTTTTGGCGCCACTGCTTTATGTACTTCATGTTGATGTAGATCGTCTCTCTGAAGTGCGTAAAAGTTATGAAGATCATTTCACAGACAGATTCGATGGTTTGTCTTTCGAAGAAAGAGATGTTACTTACAACTTCGATTTCAAAAAGTTTCTGGAAGATTTCACGGATGATGAGATTGGTGGTATTCAAGGAAgctcaaagaaaataaagagtcTAGATGAGCTCGATCCAGAGATCCAGTCCATTGTGAGGTTAAGTGATGCTTATGGAGCCGAAGGTGAACTCGGGATTGTCTTGTCTGAGAAATTCATGGAGCACGATGCTTACTGCATGTTTGATGCTCTTATGAATGGAGCTCATGGTTGTGTTGCTATGGCTGGATTTTTCGCTTACTCTCCAGCTACCGGATCACACACGGGTCTACCTCCTGTTCTTGAAGCTTGCACTGCGTTTTACCATCTTTTGTCGTTCGTTGATTCGTCTCTCCATAGCCATTTGGTTGAACTCGGAGTTGAACCTCAGTACTTTGGGCTTCGTTGGTTACGGGTTTTGTTTGGAAGAGAGTTTTTGCTTCAGGATCTATTGATAGTGTGGGATGAGATATTCTCAGCAGATAATACAACGAGAACAGATGAAGATAACAATACAAACCAGAGCTACAAGATCTTTGATTCTCCTCGGGGAGCTCTAATCTCAGGGATGGCTGTTTCAATGATATTGTGTTTAAGATCATCACTGCTAGCTACTGAAAACGCAGCTTCTTGTCTCCAGAGACTATTGAATTTCCCAGAGAAGATTGATGTGAGGAAAATTATAGAGAAAGCTAAGTCATTACAAACTTTGGCTTTGGATGATGATGTACGATCATCAGCTCTATCTATAAACGATGGTTTTGATCAGAGCATAAGTCCTGCAGTACCTGCTCGAACTAATAGCTTTCCTTCGGGATCCACTTCTCCTAAATCTCCACTGATAATTGCACCACAAAGTTATTGGGAGGAGAAATGGAGAGTTCTACATCAAGCTGCggaggaagagaaacagagtCCTTCAGTACAGAAGAAAAAGCCTTGGTTCAGGGTGAAAAGACTTTTCAGAACAGAGTCTGAGCCAACTCATAATGCCAAGTCATCAAATGGGAAAGGTGAAGTCAAGGTATCATCAGTCGCGCGTAACTTGCTTGAAGATTTTAATCGGCAGCTCGTTTCTGAACCTGAGGAAGCTAATCCTATAGATGTTGTGAACAATGAAGATAGCTCAATTCGAGAAACGGATGAAATAAACACGGATTTCGAAACTGCTGGTGAAGAGAGTATAGCAGTAGAAGAGAATTCATCTGATGTTTCCTCAGATCCAAACAGTCCTCTTAGAGACTCAAACTACATTGAGAATGATTCGTATAGCAGTAACGAGTCAGATTTGTTTCCTAATGAAACAGTTAAAGATCAAGAAATAAGGGTAGTAGATTCGCCTCTTTCCATTTCTTCTCAACCGAGCATGGAGTTTCCAGTAACTCAGTCTAAAGATCAAGAAACAGACGTAGTAGATTCGCCTCTTCCCGTTTCTTCTGAACCGAGCATTGAGTTTCCAGTAACTCAGTCTCATGAAGAAGAGGACTCTGCAGATAAATCTGTGGCCATTATGAAGGAACGTAGTAAGGTTTTACCGGGAAAATTCCAGTGGTTTTGGAAGTTTGGACGCAATCTCACTGCTGAGGAGACCAGATCTAATAGTGGTGAAAGTAGTAAGAGCAATTTGGTTGGTTCTTCCGAGTCACATTCTCTTCCACAGGCCTCATCATCGAGCAGCAAAGGAGACACAGACCAGAAGGTGATGAATACTCTGAAGAACCTTGGCAACTCCATGCTTGAACATATTCAG GTGATCGAGTCGGTTTTCCAGCAAGAACGAGGTCAGGTTCAGGCAGGATTAATAGAGAACTTATCTAAGACCAATTTGGTTGAAAAAGGACAAATCACAGCTATGACTGCTCTCAAGGAGCTTCGGAAAATCAGTAATCTTTTGTTGGAAATGTGA
- the LOC104717204 gene encoding LOW QUALITY PROTEIN: pathogenesis-related homeodomain protein-like (The sequence of the model RefSeq protein was modified relative to this genomic sequence to represent the inferred CDS: deleted 2 bases in 1 codon) encodes MEESETKGRIRRETEKACVSVERIGSTLLSPLAKKGKDTSNKRNPKPNKRKAEEEICSKSRNKKCTRGRVHCEEEEEEEEEKGKKTRKRKSKRQQKDNKVEVDDSLRLQRRTRYLLIKMKMQQNLIDAYATEGWKGQSREKIRPDKELERARKEILNCKLGLRDAIRQLDLLSSVGSMEDKVIALDGSIHHDHIFCAECNSREAFPDNDIILCDGTCNRAFHQKCLDPPLETESIPPGVQGWFCKFCDCKMEIIDTMNAQIGTHFPADSNWQDIFKEEASLPIGSEATVNNEADWPSDDSKDDDYDPEMRENGGGSSSNFSGGGGGDNDGESISTSLSSDGVALSTGSWEGHGFNNMVEQCETSNEEAVCGPRQRRTVDYTKLYYEMFGKDAVLQEQGSEDEDWGPNDRRKRRKESDVTSELVNMCESSKKDQDAVQIPEQRKRDFVSVENKGGRRPMFRLPKAAVEKLRKVFAENELPSKDVRDRLSKELSLDPEKVSKWFKNTRYMALRNRKTESEKQPEHCKTVSERDSGPEAVMKNNTDTKQTQNTLDETVPPGFDAANQKILSPCNNNQEETQQANVSFPAPTDEIQQYLEQNDSSFALVPHEELSSEMSLKTVVEERETESKTTEEPHEELSSEMSLNTAEEEEETDSKITEEEEYEAVMEMLCRTKNKLLDVTQRLERFKTPKGRKKLGKCSSLSEEDSVVYVPIVEVMEKKENN; translated from the exons ATGGAGGAGAGTGAAACAAAGGGGAGAATTAGGCGCGAAACCGAAAAGGCTTGTGTTTCGGTTGAGAGAATTGGGTCTACCTTACTTTCGCCACTTGCAAAGAAAGGTAAAGACACATCAAATAAGAGAAATCCTAAGCCTAATAAGCGCAAAGCCGAAGAAGAAATATGTTCAAAATCCAGAAACAAGAAGTGTACTCGAGGAAGGGTACATtgtgaggaagaggaggaggaggaggaggagaaaggtAAGAAAACAAGGAAGAGGAAAAGTAAGAGACAGCAAAAGGATAACAAGGTTGAGGTAGATGATTCTTTACGGTTGCAGAGGAGAACAAGGTATTTGCTCATTAAGATGAAGATGCAGCAGAATCTTATCGATGCATACGCAACTGAAGGTTGGAAAGGTCAGAG CCGAGAAAAGATTAGACCAGACAAGGAGCTTGAGAGAGCACGAAAAGAGATCTTAAACTGCAAGCTTGGACTACGCGACGCCATTCGCCAGCTGGATTTGCTTAGTTCTGTGGGAAGCATGGAAGATAAAGTGATAGCTCTAGATGGATCTATTCATCATGACCAT ATATTTTGTGCAGAATGCAATTCTCGAGAAGCTTTTCCGGACAATGATATAATACTTTGTGATGGAACGTGTAATCGAGCATTTCACCAGAAGTGTCTTGACCCTCCTTTGGAAACAGAAAGCA TACCTCCCGGAGTTCAGGGCTGGTTTTGCAAATTTTGTGATTGCAAGATGGAAATCATCGACACAATGAATGCACAGATTGGAACTCATTTTCCTGCGGATAGCAACTGGCAG GATATATTCAAAGAAGAAGCTAGTCTTCCTATTGGATCTGAAGCTACAGTTAACAACGAAGCGGATTGGCCTTCAGATGACTCTAAGGATGATGACTATGACCCTGAAATGAGGGAAAACGGTGGAGGAAGCAGTAGCAATTTtagtggtggtggcggtggtgaTAACGATGGAGAAAGCATTTCTACTAGCTTATCTTCTGATGGTGTAGCACTTTCAACAGGATCATGGGAAGGCCATGGATTTAACAATATGGTGGAACAATGCGAAACAAGTAATGAAGAAGCTGTATGTGGGCCAAGACAGCGAAGAACTGTTGACTATACAAAGTTGTATTAT gAAATGTTTGGAAAGGATGCAGTTTTGCAAGAGCAAGGTAGTGAAGATGAGGACTGGGGTCCGAACGacagaaggaagagaagaaaggaatCTGATGTAACAAGCGAGCTTGTAAATATGTGTGAAAGCAGTAAGAAAGATCAAGATGCTGTACAAATACCAGAACAGCGTAAGAGAGATTTTGTCTCTGTGGAAAATAAAGGAGGTCGAAGGCCGATGTTCAGACTCCCAAAAGCTGCAGTTGAG AAACTACGCAAAGTGTTTGCAGAGAATGAGCTTCCTTCAAAGGATGTGAGGGATAGGCTTTCAAAAGAGCTGAGTCTTGATCCGGAGAAG gtCAGCAAATGGTTTAAAAATACACGGTACATGGCACTGAGGAATAGGAAG ACGGAGAGCGAGAAACAACCTGAGCATTGTAAGACGGTCTCTGAAAGAGACTCTGGACCAGAAGCAGTCATGAAGAACAACACAGATACAAAGCAAACTCAAAATACTTTGGACGAGACTGTGCCACCTGGATTTGAT GCTGCCAATCAGAAAATTCTCTCTCCCTGCAATAACAACCAGGAGGAAACTCAACAGGCCAATGTCTCCTTTCCTGCACCAACAGATGAAATACAACAGTATCTGGAACAGAACGACTCTTCTTTCGCTCTAGTG CCGCATGAAGAGCTAAGCAGCGAAATGAGCTTAAAGACGGTTgtagag gagagagagacagagagtaAGACGACAGAAGAG CCACATGAAGAGCTAAGCAGCGAAATGAGCTTAAATACAgctgaagaggaggaggagacagaTAGCAAAATTACGGAAGAGGAAGAATACGAAGCAGTAATGGAGATGCTTTGTAGGACAAAAAACAAGTTACTGGACGTGACTCAGAGACTTGAGAGATTTAAAACACCGAAAGGACGGAAAAAGTTAGGCAAGTGTTCTTCTTTATCTGAAGAAGACTCAGTAGTGTATGTTCCAATAGTAGAGGTCatggagaaaaaggaaaacaattga
- the LOC104720065 gene encoding transcription factor bHLH27-like, with protein MEDLEQEYKNYWETTMFFQNQELEFDSWPMEEAFSGSGESSSPDGAATSPASSKNVVSERNRRQKLNQRLFALRSVVPNITKLDKASVIKDSIDYMQELIEQEKKLEAEIRELESRSVLLENPMKDYDCVNNISEIQLQNFPDRNVMRSKKFKQTDYSTRVQYSPIEVLE; from the exons ATGGAAGATCTGGAACAAGAGTACAAGAATTACTGGGAAACCACAATGTTCTTCCAGAATCAAGAACTCGAATTTGACAG TTGGCCAATGGAGGAAGCGTTTTCAGGTTCCGGCGAGTCTAGTTCTCCGGACGGAGCAGCAACGTCGCCGGCTTCTTCTAAGAACGTTGTCTCTGAGAGGAACAGAAGGCAAAAGCTTAATCAGAGACTCTTTGCTCTCCGATCAGTCGTCCCCAATATTACCAAG TTGGACAAGGCATCTGTCATCAAAGATTCAATCGATTATATGCAAGAACTTATTGAACAAGAGAAGAAGCTTGAAGCAGAGATCAGAGAGCTTGAATCACGATCAGTACTACTAGAAAATCCCATGAAAGATTATGATTGCGTCAATAATATTTCTGAAATTCAGCTGCAAAATTTCCCGGACAGAAATGTCATGagatcaaagaagttcaagCAAACCGATTACAGCACTAGAGTACAATACTCCCCGATCGAAGTTCTTGAG